In the genome of Bradyrhizobium ottawaense, the window CGTTGTTGCGCGACATCCGCGACGTGCAGGAGCGCCTCGCGGCGCTCGCGGATATCCAACCATCCGCCCATCCTGCTGCGGCATCACAATCGATTGATCGCTTCCTGGCAAGCCTGCGAACGGCCTGGAAGGACGGCGCCACGCGCCCGACGGATCGGCCAATCGTGAAGGCTAAAAGGGGCCGGCGTCGTCCCGATCCGCTTATCCGGGCAACGTCAGATTTGAGAAAATGGTTTGAAGCCGAGCCTTGGCGGACCGGCAGCGAACTGCTCTCGCGCCTGCAGGTGGAATATCCTGGAGACTATCCGAACAAGCTTCTTCGAACCCTTCAACGTCGGTTGAAATCCTGGCGCAGCGAGCAAGCGAATGCGCTGCTGTTTGCTTCAGAAAAAATGCCGCCAGGGCATGAGGTCACAACACCCCAATGACGTGCGAGGTGCCAGCGGAGGAGGCCGGGCGCTCCGAAACCCCGGCCATCTCCGCACCCGGCCTCCTCCTCAACTCAGGCCAGGAGCAAAATAAATGAGGCAACTGATCGCGCCCGGGAGCATCGATATGTGAGGCAATACGTCTTCCGACCCAGATCGTCGCGCTATATCGGCAAGGGCAAGGCCGCCGCGCCCTATGAGTTCTGCGTGAAGGCCTCCATCGTCACCAACAACCAAAGAGCTCCGGGCGGCTTGTTCGTGCTCCACGCCTGCTCGCTGCCGGACAACCCCTACGACGGTCACACCCTTCGCAACGTCATCGAGCGCACCGAGAGCCTCACCGGCTGCCCGATCGAACGGGCCTATGTCGACAAGGGATATCGCGGCCACGACACACAAAATCCCCGCCGCGTCTTCATCTCGGGCCAGAAGCGCGGCGTCTTCGGCGTCATCAAGCGCGAGCTACGCCGCCGTTCCGCCATCGAGCCCATCATCGGACACATGAAGAACGAAGGTCACCTTGGCCGCTGCTATCTCAAAGGCCGCGCCGGAGATGCCGCTAACGTTCTCCTCTCGGCCGTTGGCCACAACCTCCGCCGTGTCCTGGCTTGGCTCAGAGACCTTTTGTCCCTCTTCCTGCTCTCACTCTGGCCAACGCTCAACTGTCCAGTTCAGCCCAATTCGGCTTATTAACGATCGACTCGGATCGCAGGCAGCGCGGGCGACTCGCCGCCTTGGCTGACTTCAATCGGGAGCTAGTTCAGTTTCTGCGGAGAAAAATCTCGTGTTCCGAGCCTGGCGGCCCGATACCGGCTGTTTAGTTCACGTCCCCGAGAGTAAGACTTTTATTTGGCTCAGATCCGGATGGGGCAGAAGCTTGTGCAAACCCATTCGCAACTTGAGGTCTTCCGGCGCCCACGGATCTCCCTGCTGCCAGCTCGGGGGCACATAAAGAGACAAACTTGGCAGCGGCTGGTTGCGCCGCACTTGCGGCGCATAAGGCGAGGATGTTGAGTTGAAGCCGTCCATGTTCCACCCCCTGAACGCTTAAAGCCGACTACAGAAGGTCAGCGACAGGAAACAGCGCGGGCGCGGCCTGGCGCCTACCGACCTGGGGGGCTGGATAAAGGCACTATCCCTGCCGCTCCGCGCTGCCGTTGAGTTTAGCGGAAAGCGTGACTCGGCGCTGACCGTTCTGGATAGATAGCGCTGTCCCTGCCACGTCCCGTTAACCACAACGGCTCTGTATCCGGGCTGGCTTACTGAAAGCTGACGAGACCCGGCAATTCCCAAAACGAAAGCGGCCCGTGTGGGCAAGTTGCAGTCAAGCGTGAGAACGACGTTCCGGCGGCACGCTTGGTACCACGTCAGCCTGAGCATTCGCCAGCTAGCAGCTCCGGTGTCCAGCGCCCGGCCTGCCGGAGGGCCGCAGGCGGTGGCCACCAGAAGGGCCTCTTCCTTGTCGTTGAGTTCGCGCTCTGCCCGGTAGGCGGCTCTTCGCTCTGGTTCTCCGCCAGGTTGCCTTCGACAAAAACGTCGAAGGGTGGGAGACCGCCAAGTGGCCGACGCCCAGGCTTGTGGCGATCACGTCATCACTCATCCCGGCATCGGCCGCCAACCGGATCTGCGCCCCCTTGAGCGGACAGCGGTTGCCTGCCTCCGCCTAAGAAAAGCTCTATTCGACAAAAAGAGAGGTATCTATGGCAAACGAATCTTAGATAACTCGCGGCATCTTGAGTTCAGAGCAATCGTGGGATTTGGCGGGTGAGCTGAAGCCACTAAAGCGACCCACACCCTCGTCAGTGGGCGACATATGCCCTCGGCTCTGGAGGAAGTAGCTGCGATCGGGCTCTTATCGCAAGCTCAGTGAAGCGCCTGCCTTCCCGCGGGTGATGGCTGTGGCTTGAGATGATCCAATATCTTCGAGCCGGCGCTGAACGACCTCGACCAGAATTTCTCCAGAAAATCCAGGTGACACCGCAACAGCTCCGAGGAAGTTTTGGAGTCCGCGATATCCTTCAGAAAGGTGGCCTGATCGTGCAGGGAGGAAGCCGCCAAACCTAGTCCGTCCTTCAGGGCCGCAGCGAACAGGTTGCTTGTCGCTTCAATCGAGCTCTGCCATTCCCGAAAAGTAAATGGAATAGGCGATGCGGCTGTCGTAGATTTCCCAGCGCCATCGGCGGAAGCGCCAGATATCAGAGCCGGGTCGTGCCCGACATGTGGCCGCCGCTCGCGTTTCTCGTCTTCGCTTGCATTCGGTGCCATTCGAGATCTCCTAGCTTGAAGGGCTTATAACGTACTAAGTTGTTCGCCGCTCATTTCGATCATCCCCTACAAGGTACCACAATTGCCAACACGCGATACCTACCTCATTTGGTAACGTGGCAGCAAAGGAGGCAGTGAACGCGATACGGCCAGAGCCCATAGGCTGTAAAGCGCGCGTCCGTGTGCTGTCGCTTTGCCCACCGGTGCCGGCCCAGAGGCTGAGAACTGGGGCGATCGGATGGAGGATGGTGCCGGCTGCGCGTAGATGGCTGGCGGCGGCAAAGTCGGTGAGCGCACGTACATGGAGCAGCAATCAACATTCAATAATTGTTTAAGATTCTCCAAGCCGCTGGAACGGGCGATCGCTTCTACCCTGCTTCGAAGGCTTCACTGGCAGCCTGCTCGGCCTGTTGACGGCCCTGCCCTCTGAGCCAACGAGCGCTTCTGGACGGGCCACATGAAAGCGACTTTGAATCGCGGTGGATGCCCTCGACGGCTGGAAGCCGATTCGGCCGGCTGGCGTATATGATCTATTAGAACCATCTCGGCGGCTCGCGCAACCAGGCGACCGCCAGGCACTTAACCGCCGCGGCACCGCTATACGGGATCATCCAGAGGTTCTTGCCGACCGAATGCGAAATCCATGCTTCGATACGACGAGCTAACTGCCGGCGCAAACTTGCGATGTTCGGCGAAGCTTGTCCGGTGTCAGCTAGCGGGTTGGGTTAGGTGAAGCAATAGACGTTGCAAGCACCCCGCGCGGGAAAACGGCGTTGATGGACAATGGCGGCAATACCCTTGCGTCTCGAGTTTAGCTGGAGGCTTGCTTTTTCTCTCGCACGCAGGCTTACGTCCTGTGGCTCTCGAACGTGTGCGGCGCAATGTGGCACTCGGGCGATCTTGAGACGTATAAACGCTGTGATCGTATGAACTTGTAGCAGCGCGGCTCGAGATAGACGACCAGAGACATGCTCCAGATGGCACCGTCCCTAGTACCCGGAATCAGAGCTGAGTGATACGGCGGCCTTTGAAACGGCGTTGACGGACCTTTTTCTTGGTCCAGACGAAGGGCTCGGCTCTGTCGTTGTATGCGTTGACGTAGGCATCGATGTGTTCCTGAAGCTGCTTGAGGCTCGTGAAGGAGGTGCCGCTGAGCGACTGCCCCTGCAAGATGGAAAACCATACTTCGACCTGATTGAGCCATGGCGCACTTGTCGGCGTGAAATGAAATTGCACGTTGGGGTGGGCCTTGAGCCAGTCCTCGTTCTTTTTATGGGTGTTGAGGTTGTCGAGGATGACGTGAAGCTTGCGGTTCGGAAAAGCCGCGGTGACGCTGTTCATGAAATCGAGAAACTCGACGCGGCGCCGGCGTTTTGAATGGGTCGCGATGATCTTTCCGGTGGCGACTTCGAGCGCCGCAAACAATGTTGTGGTGCCATGCCGCTTGTAATCGTGGCTTTGGCCGGTCAAGGCGCGGCCATTGGGCAACTTCAGATAACCCTGCGCTCGCTCCAAAGCCTGGATCGAGGGCTTCTCGTCCACGCACAGCACAATGGCCTTCGCCGGCGGCGCGACATAGAGGCCGACAACATCGGCGGCTTTGGCCGTAAAGTTCGGGTCGTTGCTCTCGCACCAGGACTTGCGAGCCACCAGGTCAATCTTGTGGCTGCGCAGGAACCGCCAGACATATTGGACATCGACATCGCCCAGCGCCTCGGCCAGCAGGGGGCCGGTCCAGCGCGCAAACCCTTGCGGTGGCGGCTTATCCAGCAGCTTCAGAATCCGCTTGTCGGTCGTCTTCGTATAGATCGGCTGCTTGCCAGGCCGCGGCTTGTCTTGCAGCCCTTCAAGGCCATGGTCGGCATAGCGATGCCGCCAAAGGCTGACAATCCGCGGCTGGACCCCAACTTCCTTGGCGATCGACCGGGTGCTGCGCCCATCCGCCGCCAACAGAACTATCCGCGCCCGCTTCAAATCGCGCTGCAACGTCACCGGTGAGCGACAGCACGCCTCAAGCACCTTGCGATCTTTCCTCGAAAGGTGGACTTCTCTTCCTTCGGGTATCATCCCGACCTTGAATCACGACTCACGTTCCAAGAAAAGTGGGTACTAGTTGACGATCAGCACTACCGGCTTGTCAACCGAGTGGCAGGGTCCCCTAGCCAAGGTGGTACAAGTCGACGTCCTCGAGGGTGTAGGCGCTGAAGCTCCCGAAATGGGCGAACAAGTTGTTGCGCTTGGCGCCGCAGCTGATCCGGTGATCCGGTCGGCGAGGCCGCGGCCCAGAGGCTATCGGGCGAGCGCATCGGCGCCTCGCGGAAGATGCGAGCATCGATTGAGCGCCAGCCTGCAGATCGCAGCGTCAGGACAGGACGACCTAGTCACGTGAATCTAATGTTCGCCACATAAAGTCTGCTGGGTTTTGTGGCAGAAGCGTTTGACGGAAGCCAAAATCTGGTCTGCGGACTTGGTCCATTTGAAGGGCTTCGGGTTTTGGTTGTGCAGGTGGATGAAGGTGCAGATGTCGGCCTCGAGTTGCCCGACGGAGGTGTCGTCTAATCGCTGCTGGGACGTCAAGCATTTAGTTTCGTCAAGAGACGCTGCCGGGTGCGTGGTTGTCTTCGCGGTCGACATTGGTCGCCGCATGATGGAGCTTCGCGGACGAGCCTTCAATGTGGACGACGCACTTTGCTGAGTCAGCAGTGCAACCCCATCAGCGGAATGGCTCGGCTCACGTCCTGGCAGGGATACCTTAGGCGTTCAGGTTCTGAACGCTATCCGAGCTTATGCGGCAGCTCCGGCATTCGGATTGAACAGCTCGCCGGTCTTAAGCATCGTATGCTTATCACCGCCAGTTTCCGTGCCACAGCCACGGCGGCTCTTTTGAAGCCGATCCTCTCCCGGAGATGCCGTCCCCACGTCCGCAGAGCGCTGTCGGTTGAGCTGCGCGTCAGAATGACCGCTGCCGCTTCATAGAGAAGCCCACGCAAATGGCGGTCGCCACGTCGGGATATATGGCCATCATAATCGACTTCTCCGGATTGGTAGCGGCGCGTTGTCAGGCCGATCCACGCGCCAACAGATCGGGATTTCCTAAAGTTGTCAGGCTCCTCAATAGCTGTGGCAAAAGAGGTTGCGGTGATCGCACCGATGCCCGGAATCGACATGAGGATGCGGCAGGCCTGACTCTCGCGCGCATCCCGAACCAACTGGCGACCGAGTTCGGCGGCGCGGATGCGAATGCCACGCCAGGCTTCCAGCATCGGAAGCACGATGGATGCAAGTCCGTCCTGATCAACCAGAAGGTTCCGGACGTTCTCGAAGGTGCTTCCCTTTCCGGCGGGAACAAGCAGACCGAAGGTCTTCATGACGCCGCGGATCTGGTTCGAAAGCTCGGTGGTGATCCGGACCAGCCGCGTGCGCGCCGCGACAAGCGTGCGGGTCAGCATGCTGTTGAATCCCTTCACGCGCACCTCACGAAAGAACCCGACTTCCGCGAGCTGCGCCAGACCATCGGCGTCGTTCGCGTCCGTCTTGTTCGCCGCCATATCGAGCGCCGCTTTATCATGGCGCGCATCGACGCAGATCGCCGGCAATCCTTCGGTGCGCAAAGAATGATAGAACCATACCGACAGCGGTCCCGTCTCGAACACCACGCGTTTCACGGCCGGCGCCCGCTTGCGGATGAGCGCGGCGATGACACTGGGATCAGATGCACACTTGCCGCGCCAGATCCGTTCACCTGCTCGACGGATCGAGACCGCCGTCTCTTTCATCGACACATCGAGACCGATATACTCTTCCATGGCTGTTCTCCATTCGATGCTTGGGCCCGGCGTCCAGTCGTGAGCCCGTATTTCCATCCTATCGGGGAACAGCCACCCTCCAAGACTATTGATTGTCTTTAGGGCAACACGCTCCTGCGATTACCCCATGTGGACGCCCCCTCACGGCATCGCTGTGCCAAAGTGGTGTCGTTGACCATCACTTGAACGGAGGCGTCCATGTCGGAATTTAGCATAATCGCGTTGGATCTGGCGAAGAATGTGTTCCAGATGCACGGCGCGGATGCATCAGGAACCGTGCTTTTCCGCAAGAAGCTGCGCCGGGATCAGATCCTTAAATGTCTTGCCGCGCAGCCGACGTGCACGGTCGCAACGCGACTTTGCGGCATGGCTGGGGCTTACCCCGCTGCAGCGCTCCACCGGAGGCAAGCAGAAGCTCGGCAAGACGTCACGTATGGGCGAACGAACCCTGCGACGACTACTGATCATCGGCGCGAGCGCGGCCGTGCGCTGGGCAATGCGCAAAGACTCGACAGCGGATTCTTGGCTTGCGCGCATGCTTGCCCTCAAGCCGCCCATGCTGGTGATCGTCGCCCTCGCTAACAAGATGGCGCGCATCGTCTGGGCATTGATGGCGAGAGGCGGAACCTATCGGGCTCCGGCTGCGGCGAAGTAGTTCCGCGGCAGGGACCGTGAGTGTGAGAAGGTCAACCGGAGAGTATGGCGCACGGTCACGAGACAGGAATGGGAAAACCAGATCATGGATACGCGCCTCGAGCACGCGAAGTTGAATTGGACCCGTTCCGCGAACTCCCATACGGGCCAGCGGCATGTGGCAGCCGCAACAAAAGGCCGAACACATGTCAGCGCCCGACCACGCTCCGCACTCTTCGAAAGATTCTTCTTGCACCAACGGGGGCGTCTACACATGTCCATGACGATATGGACATCGAGGCCTTCAGGAACTTGAGCATCGATCTCTTTTAAAAACTTCAAGACTCGACTGCCCGGTGGCGCTTGTAGCATTTGCCGATGACGAACCCCGAGGCGACATCGAGCGCGGCAAACAGCGTGGTCGCACCATGCCGCACATAGCTGTGCGTACGACGCTCCGGTATGCCGGGCATCATTGGCAAGACCGGCTGCTCGCGATCGAGTGCCTGAATCTGGCTTTTCTCATCGATGCTGAGGACAAGGGCTCGGTTCGGCGGGGACAGGTAAAGCCGACGATGTCGCGTGCCTTGTCGACGAGCCGCGGATCGCTCGACAACTTGAATGTCTGGCTACGGTGCGGTTGCAAGCCGAACGCCGACCACATTCGGCGGATCGTGGTGCGGGAAAAGCCAGTTTCCGCAGCCATCGAGCGGATCAACCATTGCGTCGCCTCGGCCGGCGTCGTACGCAGCGTGCGATCGATCATGGCGGCAACCTGATCGTCGTTGATGGTGCGAGGGCGGCCAGGGCGTGCCTCGTCAAGCAAGCCATCACAGCGATCCTTCAAAAATCGGCGGCGCGACTTGCCAACGGTGTGTTCGTGGAGGCCGAGTTCGGCAGCCACAGACTTGCTTGGCAAGCCATCCGCCCACCGCAGGATCGCGCGGCATCGCTCAGGAAAGCAACCGCGCAGCACGATGACGACGAACTTGCCTCTCCAAGTACGCCCGCTCCTGCGGACTCAGCACCAACGGCGCGATCGGCCGGCCTTTCCCACCTGCATTCGCCACAAGCGCTCTCCTCTCTCGAGATTCAAGCTATCAACCAATGCGACGAACTTGCGTTCCGGATGACTAGGGTCTGTACCTAAATAGCGCCACGTGATTCTCTTGCCTACGTGTTGATTCGGGGGCGAGAGAATGCGCGCTGGTTTGTTTTGGCTGAACGACAGGCAATGGGCGCGTATCGAACCGCATCTGCCGAGGGGACTGACGGGGCCGGATCGGGACGACGACCGACGCATCGTCAGCGGCATCATTCACATGCTGCAATCGGGTGCACGATGGCGTGATTGTCCACGTGAATACGGCCCTTACACGACGATCTACAATCGCTTCAATCGCTGGGCCAAGCGAGGACGATGGTGCGCAATCTTCGAAGCGCTGGCCAAGCCTGGCGAAGACGGCGTCGTACTGTCGCTCGACTCGACCTCGATTAAAGCTCACCGGTGTGCCTCCGGCGGAAAAGGGGAAGCACAATCAAGCAATCGGCCGCTCGCGCGGAGGCCGCACGACAAAAATCCATGCGCTGAGCGATCCGCTCTGCCGGCCGGTCGTCCTGCATCTGACTCCAGGCCAGGATGCCGATATCGCTGCGGCTCCCGATGTCCTGGCGCTCGCGCCACCCATGAGCGTGCTCCTCGCCGACAAAGGGTATGATGGCGACAAGCTTCGCGGCGCAATCATTCGTCGTGGCGCCAAGCCCGTAATCCCCAATAAATCTAACCGTGTCGTCATCCATCGCTTCAACAAACGCGCCTACAAAGGACGAAATGTCATCGAACGCTGCTTTTGCAGGCTCAAGGACTTCCGGCGCATCGCCACGCGATATGACAAGCTCGCCCGTAATTTTTTGGCCGCTGTTCATCTCGCCGCTCTCGTCGCATATTGGCTCAATTGAGTCTGGACCCTAGACTAGCCCCGCCGCATAGAGCGCTTTTGCGACTGACTCGAAATACTGCGAAGGCACCGGGTTGCCGAGCCTTGCCTTGCCGAGCAGCTGACGCGCCAGAACATTGTCCTCCACAATGTTGAGGCGAAGCGCGCGCGCCTCACCAAGCAGCTGTGAAGCAGCTTCACCCTCGCCACGGCAGACCAACACCGGCACACCGGTCTCGCCGCGAACATAGCGCAGACCAATCAACGTTGCCGGTCCCCGCAATATCAACGTGGCCCGGCTGATGCCGAGTGGAGCCTCGTTTGCCGACTCTTGCCGCAGCCGCCGGTGCTCGCGCTTCACCTGCGGATTGCCTTGCTGTTCCTTGTTCTCCCGCTTGGCCTCCGTTTCCGTCATGCGCATGTCCTGCATAAACAACCAACGCTGGATTAGAAGGTCAGCCAATCCGCCGACCAGAAAAGCTCCAGCGGCAATGCCAATCAGCAGTTTAACCTCGGTGAAGACGAAACCAAAACAGCCCATGCCGCAGACTGGCAGGTACACCAGCGCTTTCCAGCTCGCGGTCACGGTTAAAAAGAAGATCGCACCAAGCAAAACCACTTTAGCCAGGGTCTTGCCAAGCTCGATGGCCGAACGTTTCGAGACGATACGCTTCAAGCCTTTGATGGGATCGAGTTTCTCGAGCTTCGGCTTGAGCGGCTCCGAAGCAAACATAAAGCCGCCATTGGCCAGGACATTGGCCAGAAGAGCTGCTGTCACGGCAGCGGCGAGCAACGGAGCGACAGTGGCAATCGAAAGTTCTAGCAAGCCGCTGAGCGCTTGTGGCACCGCGCTTGTGAACGGCTGCTCCTGCAGTTTATCGACCAGCCGGACCGTCTCCTGCCACTTGTCCTCAATGGCACCCGCTCGCCACCACAGACAGCCGAAACCGGCACAGGCGCTGACGCCGCTCACTAGATCGGAGCTGCGCGCGCTCTGCCCCTTCTTGCGCGCATCGCGCAGCTTCTTGGGCGTCGGAGGAAGCTTTTTCTCCTCACTCGTAGAGCTCATTTCAACAGCTTCCTCAGATGATCGAGCATGTCGTTCGAGGTCAGGATTTCAGAACCGGCATATTCGAGCAGATAGACGGTGTAGCTGACCATAATGACCCCGAATGCAACATTCTTGATCATCGGAGAGAGATCGTTCATCTTGAGCTGAGATGCAAAACGGCCGAGCATCATGACCGAGATATCCACCAGCAACAGCAGGGCCAGAACCGGCCCGGCGACCAACAAGGTCGTCATCATGATACGATCGAGAAGGGCAAGACACTCCATTGCCCCTTGCACTGTCAAGGCAGGCAAAAACTGATAGACAGGCCACACTAGGTAGCTGCCATAAAGGCCGCTCACCATGGTCTGCAGCCCGCCGACCAGAACGAAGATCGTAACCGCCGTAACACCGAGAAAGAGCCCGGTTCCAGTCGCTTGGCTGTGCGTCGCGGGATCCTCCCCCGCAACTTGGCTTGAAATTCCTCGTTGGGTATCGATGATGTCGCCGACTGCCTGTATGCTCCATAGTGGAATACTGAGCAGGATGCCGAGCATCAGACCGACGAACACCTCCTTCACGCCAAGCATGGTAACGCTAACCAAGCGCGTGTTCGGGTCCAAGGCCTGCAGACCGAGCTTGATCTGAGCAAGGCAAGGCAGGCCAATCGCAATCGTCAGGCTTCCCCGAATGAGGCCGCTGATACGCGGCCGGGTGAAGACAGGAAGCACCAGCATGATGCCTAGGGCGCGGGCCGCACTCAGGCCGGTTGCGGCGACGAATTCGATCGAGCCCTGAACGAGAACTTGCGCCTCTGCGGGTGACAGGCCAGCCATCCAAGCTCTGCTAGTATCTTGCGGTGAGTGCCGGAAACTCGCTGAAGATGCGCTCGGCCTGGTCGATCAGCGGGGCGCTGAGAACCGGGGAAAAACCGGCGAGCACGGCGACGACAACCAGAAGCTTGACCGTCAGTGGCAGGGTTTGGTCCTGGAGCTGAGTTGCCGCCTGGATAAGGCCAATGATCAGTCCGGAGATCAGAGCTGCGAGCAACGGCGGCAGAACCCAGATCATGAAGAGCACGAGCGATTGACTGAGGTGCGTAAGGATGCTGGCTTCGTTCATGGTCAACCTCCTGGCGTGGTGTAGCTTAGTACTAGCCCGTGCATGAGACGTGACCAGCCGTCGATAGTGACGAACAGAAAGAGCTTGAAGGGGACAGATATCACTGTGGGGGATACCATCGACATACCCATGGCCATCAAAATCGTGGTGACAATCAGATCGATCGTGATGAAGGGAAGATAGAGAAGAAAACCGATTTCGAAGCCCCGCTTGAGTTCGGAAATCAAGAACGACGGCACAAGAATTGAGAAATCATCTGCCGTTACGCTGCCGCGCATCTCCTCCGACCAGACATGTTCGGTGGATGACAGGAAGAAGCGGCGCTGCTCTTCATTGGTGAATTTCTTCAGATGAACACGCAGCGGCTCCTGTCCCTCCTTGGCGGCCATCACCCAGTCATCGAAACTCTGGTAGCGAAGTTGCGGATCGGTAAGGCGGTTATAGGTCTGCTCGAAGACTGGAGCGCTGATGAAGACGGTCAGGATGAGTGCCGC includes:
- a CDS encoding IS630-like element ISRj1 family transposase, coding for MIPEGREVHLSRKDRKVLEACCRSPVTLQRDLKRARIVLLAADGRSTRSIAKEVGVQPRIVSLWRHRYADHGLEGLQDKPRPGKQPIYTKTTDKRILKLLDKPPPQGFARWTGPLLAEALGDVDVQYVWRFLRSHKIDLVARKSWCESNDPNFTAKAADVVGLYVAPPAKAIVLCVDEKPSIQALERAQGYLKLPNGRALTGQSHDYKRHGTTTLFAALEVATGKIIATHSKRRRRVEFLDFMNSVTAAFPNRKLHVILDNLNTHKKNEDWLKAHPNVQFHFTPTSAPWLNQVEVWFSILQGQSLSGTSFTSLKQLQEHIDAYVNAYNDRAEPFVWTKKKVRQRRFKGRRITQL
- a CDS encoding EscU/YscU/HrcU family type III secretion system export apparatus switch protein, with amino-acid sequence MSSTSEEKKLPPTPKKLRDARKKGQSARSSDLVSGVSACAGFGCLWWRAGAIEDKWQETVRLVDKLQEQPFTSAVPQALSGLLELSIATVAPLLAAAVTAALLANVLANGGFMFASEPLKPKLEKLDPIKGLKRIVSKRSAIELGKTLAKVVLLGAIFFLTVTASWKALVYLPVCGMGCFGFVFTEVKLLIGIAAGAFLVGGLADLLIQRWLFMQDMRMTETEAKRENKEQQGNPQVKREHRRLRQESANEAPLGISRATLILRGPATLIGLRYVRGETGVPVLVCRGEGEAASQLLGEARALRLNIVEDNVLARQLLGKARLGNPVPSQYFESVAKALYAAGLV
- the sctT gene encoding type III secretion system export apparatus subunit SctT, which produces MAGLSPAEAQVLVQGSIEFVAATGLSAARALGIMLVLPVFTRPRISGLIRGSLTIAIGLPCLAQIKLGLQALDPNTRLVSVTMLGVKEVFVGLMLGILLSIPLWSIQAVGDIIDTQRGISSQVAGEDPATHSQATGTGLFLGVTAVTIFVLVGGLQTMVSGLYGSYLVWPVYQFLPALTVQGAMECLALLDRIMMTTLLVAGPVLALLLLVDISVMMLGRFASQLKMNDLSPMIKNVAFGVIMVSYTVYLLEYAGSEILTSNDMLDHLRKLLK
- a CDS encoding EscS/YscS/HrcS family type III secretion system export apparatus protein codes for the protein MNEASILTHLSQSLVLFMIWVLPPLLAALISGLIIGLIQAATQLQDQTLPLTVKLLVVVAVLAGFSPVLSAPLIDQAERIFSEFPALTARY
- the sctR gene encoding type III secretion system export apparatus subunit SctR produces the protein MTEIQPSILALLAITVGLGLLAFAVVTTTAFIKVSVVLFLVRNALGTQSIPPNIVLYGAALILTVFISAPVFEQTYNRLTDPQLRYQSFDDWVMAAKEGQEPLRVHLKKFTNEEQRRFFLSSTEHVWSEEMRGSVTADDFSILVPSFLISELKRGFEIGFLLYLPFITIDLIVTTILMAMGMSMVSPTVISVPFKLFLFVTIDGWSRLMHGLVLSYTTPGG